A window of Pedobacter lusitanus contains these coding sequences:
- the tssD gene encoding type VI secretion system tube protein TssD, whose protein sequence is MAFKARLTFSGKEYDVLHCAYSLNRDVDAKGRPSSGVYGGTIDVEIESTEDTSVVEAMVNNQYKPLTGVLLIKKSDEDAKMKEVHFEDGYIVKYSEGIRITGDNPMTLKFQISARKLKLGNAEHTNDWPKA, encoded by the coding sequence ATGGCTTTCAAAGCAAGATTAACCTTTTCGGGCAAGGAGTACGACGTACTTCATTGTGCTTATTCCCTGAACCGTGATGTAGATGCAAAAGGAAGACCTTCTTCCGGAGTGTATGGTGGCACAATCGACGTAGAAATCGAATCAACTGAAGATACTTCTGTGGTTGAAGCGATGGTTAATAATCAGTATAAACCGCTTACTGGTGTATTACTGATCAAAAAATCTGATGAAGATGCGAAAATGAAAGAAGTTCATTTTGAGGATGGATACATCGTTAAGTATTCCGAAGGTATCAGAATTACGGGTGATAACCCAATGACATTGAAGTTTCAGATCTCGGCCCGTAAATTAAAGTTGGGGAATGCTGAGCATACCAATGACTGGCCTAAAGCATAA
- the tssD gene encoding type VI secretion system tube protein TssD translates to MAFKTRLTLGSKEFDVLQCSFSLNRDVDAKGRPSSGVYGGTIHVEIESTEDTSVIESMVNNQYKPLSGTITFKKGEEDAKMKELSFEDGYIIQYNEGIAVNDKTPMTLSFVLSARKLKLGNAEHTNDWPKA, encoded by the coding sequence ATGGCTTTCAAAACCAGATTGACTCTCGGATCTAAAGAATTCGATGTGCTGCAGTGCAGTTTTTCATTAAATAGAGATGTAGACGCTAAAGGCCGTCCATCATCGGGTGTATATGGTGGAACTATCCACGTGGAGATAGAATCAACTGAAGATACATCAGTTATTGAATCAATGGTTAATAACCAGTATAAACCTCTGTCAGGAACGATTACTTTCAAAAAGGGAGAAGAGGATGCAAAAATGAAAGAGTTGTCATTTGAAGATGGTTATATCATTCAATATAATGAAGGGATTGCTGTAAATGATAAAACACCAATGACTTTAAGTTTTGTATTGTCTGCCCGTAAGCTGAAACTTGGAAATGCAGAGCATACTAACGACTGGCCAAAAGCTTAA
- a CDS encoding type VI secretion system Vgr family protein: MEKKINLEIHIDDKEIIHFNSLKITQAFNRHHEFELIINQDVIEETRSFKIDQSKSWIGKSFIISIDHGGTAFKGVVCEVNLSQSHGLRGDLIIKGYSPTILLESGGNMLSFSDMQLDGIVKKVTSGIAGNDIELSIKPVYKETLKYITQFKESNFSFINRLSSEYGEFFYYDGRVLHFGKPSNQKSVKLVHGQNLNFMNMSVRILPMGFSYYSYRSEENSTLDAQAPGHVEGLNGFSQHAFQQSSSVFDNHVNHPVKPRVENKSQLDKLAQTHKAAMASNLSDITGESTNTALNIGCIADVYVSRKDDSGVFNQDSLSKFLITEITHHIDGLSRYTNSFKGVPADTEVLTVDNVRVPQAESQVAIVTDNNDPSQTGRIKVQMLWQENNLTTDWIRVLTPDAGSSEPFSKNRGYVFIPEVGDQVIVGFRYNDPDRPFVMGSIFHGTTGAGGSDANHLKRIATRSGHLVEFNDGPSGHGITITDINKNIIHIDTAGNNITITANENMTLNSKNMQINVAENMDVQVGKDITFMAGNNMSTQVGVNSQISIGADYILNAANISEIAIDAFQSEATNITKTAAGALNLSSTEGSITKHAAKTIHNNSGEKSNLF; this comes from the coding sequence ATGGAAAAGAAAATTAATCTGGAAATACACATTGATGATAAAGAGATTATTCATTTTAATTCTCTTAAGATTACCCAGGCATTTAACCGTCATCATGAATTTGAACTCATCATTAACCAGGATGTAATAGAAGAGACGAGATCTTTTAAAATTGATCAGTCTAAATCGTGGATTGGTAAGAGTTTTATCATCAGTATTGATCATGGCGGTACAGCTTTTAAAGGGGTAGTATGCGAAGTGAATCTTTCCCAGAGCCACGGTTTAAGAGGTGATCTCATTATTAAAGGGTATTCTCCAACTATTTTACTGGAGAGCGGTGGCAATATGCTGTCTTTTAGTGATATGCAGTTGGATGGGATTGTGAAAAAGGTTACTTCAGGGATTGCCGGTAACGATATTGAACTTTCGATAAAACCAGTGTATAAAGAAACACTGAAATATATAACCCAGTTTAAGGAAAGTAACTTTAGCTTCATCAACAGGCTGAGTTCAGAATATGGTGAGTTTTTCTATTATGATGGCAGAGTGCTGCATTTCGGAAAACCATCAAATCAGAAATCTGTGAAACTGGTACATGGCCAGAATCTGAATTTCATGAATATGTCAGTCCGTATTCTTCCGATGGGTTTCTCTTACTATTCTTATCGTTCTGAAGAAAACAGTACACTGGATGCACAGGCGCCTGGTCATGTAGAAGGATTAAATGGTTTTTCTCAGCATGCGTTTCAGCAATCCTCTTCTGTTTTTGATAATCATGTAAATCACCCGGTTAAACCCAGGGTAGAGAATAAAAGTCAGCTGGATAAACTAGCTCAGACACATAAAGCTGCAATGGCTTCCAATTTATCGGATATTACCGGTGAAAGTACCAATACAGCATTAAATATTGGCTGTATTGCTGATGTTTATGTCTCCCGGAAGGATGATTCGGGTGTCTTTAATCAGGATTCTCTGAGTAAATTTTTAATTACTGAAATTACACATCATATTGATGGTCTGAGCAGATATACCAATTCATTTAAAGGGGTTCCTGCAGATACCGAAGTGCTTACTGTAGACAATGTCCGTGTTCCTCAGGCAGAATCCCAGGTAGCGATCGTAACAGATAATAATGATCCTTCGCAAACAGGAAGGATTAAAGTGCAGATGTTATGGCAGGAAAATAATTTAACAACGGACTGGATCAGGGTGTTAACTCCGGATGCGGGATCGAGTGAACCTTTTTCTAAAAACAGAGGGTATGTATTTATACCGGAAGTTGGTGATCAGGTGATTGTGGGATTCAGGTATAATGACCCAGACAGACCTTTTGTAATGGGAAGTATTTTTCATGGCACTACCGGAGCAGGTGGTTCTGATGCTAATCATCTAAAAAGGATTGCAACCAGAAGCGGACACCTGGTTGAGTTTAACGATGGACCGTCGGGACATGGGATTACGATTACGGATATCAATAAGAATATCATTCATATAGATACGGCGGGTAATAATATTACGATTACAGCGAATGAAAATATGACACTGAATTCGAAAAATATGCAGATCAACGTAGCTGAAAACATGGATGTTCAGGTCGGTAAGGATATTACATTCATGGCTGGAAACAACATGAGCACGCAGGTCGGGGTAAACAGCCAGATCAGTATTGGAGCAGACTATATACTAAATGCAGCAAATATATCAGAAATAGCTATTGATGCTTTTCAGAGTGAAGCAACTAATATTACAAAGACGGCGGCTGGTGCACTCAATCTGAGTAGTACAGAGGGAAGTATCACCAAACATGCTGCAAAGACAATTCATAATAACAGTGGTGAAAAAAGTAATCTGTTTTAG
- a CDS encoding T6SS phospholipase effector Tle1-like catalytic domain-containing protein, translating into MSRGNIIKMSNGRMSEIAKLEHTSFAKTINSTAAGTINEKGTEGVKFGEPQKGVTKDDLVNITVGMFFDGTGNNRKNIDSRLDVNSDNHYKSEGWKFYWQDNTSYKNDRTNVDHLEKMYKQESLYFSIYIEGIGTENDEYDDLTDMGIATGEKGVRGKVRVGCENLVKVIKGKTQKNIDTLTVDVFGFSRGAAAARNFVHEITKAAYSARLMGAKESQLVDADNHVVNKLELPARGHFGLQMEKAGRKVNFVKIRFAGLFDTVSAYGIVHSNDVTELKLNAVNKASDIVHLTAADEHRRLFELTSVTKGKEISLPGVHSDIGGSYVDNEVEEVSLAEEMLSIINRKKLIEDEKNRLIEQGWYRANQMTNDQPYKLKGSRVLRNKYSLIPLHLMFELGLASCQFKETLINNNVYKVPAIPLKNTNWTLVDVYNRLRAYAVLNTAPAMLFNNSRQLNSLKGMVDHGVYAADKYAATKKDAEVLYELRNKFLHFSSSWDGVGKEPNINEKGQRERDVFNKRAT; encoded by the coding sequence ATGAGCAGAGGTAATATCATAAAAATGTCCAATGGACGTATGAGTGAAATTGCGAAGCTGGAGCATACCTCCTTTGCTAAGACTATAAATTCTACTGCGGCTGGTACCATTAATGAAAAAGGAACCGAGGGGGTGAAGTTTGGTGAACCTCAAAAAGGAGTAACCAAGGATGATCTTGTTAATATCACTGTCGGAATGTTTTTTGACGGTACCGGAAATAACAGGAAAAATATCGACAGCAGGTTAGATGTGAATTCCGATAATCATTATAAATCAGAAGGGTGGAAGTTCTATTGGCAGGATAATACGAGTTATAAAAATGACAGAACAAATGTTGATCACCTGGAAAAGATGTACAAACAGGAGAGTCTTTATTTTTCTATTTACATTGAAGGAATTGGAACTGAAAATGATGAGTATGATGATCTGACCGATATGGGAATTGCGACAGGGGAAAAAGGGGTTAGAGGGAAAGTAAGAGTTGGATGTGAAAACCTTGTTAAAGTAATTAAGGGTAAAACCCAGAAGAATATCGATACATTGACAGTTGATGTATTTGGTTTTAGCAGGGGGGCAGCGGCGGCAAGAAATTTTGTACATGAAATTACAAAAGCTGCCTATTCGGCAAGACTAATGGGAGCCAAAGAATCTCAGCTCGTTGATGCTGATAATCACGTGGTTAATAAGTTGGAACTGCCAGCCCGCGGACACTTTGGTCTTCAAATGGAGAAAGCCGGTCGTAAGGTGAACTTCGTTAAAATCAGATTTGCGGGTTTATTCGATACCGTTTCTGCTTATGGTATAGTCCATAGTAATGATGTTACTGAATTAAAGCTGAATGCAGTTAATAAAGCATCTGATATAGTTCATTTAACTGCAGCTGATGAGCATCGCCGATTATTTGAATTAACTTCAGTCACCAAAGGAAAAGAGATTTCTTTACCAGGTGTACACTCAGATATAGGTGGAAGCTATGTAGATAATGAAGTTGAAGAAGTCTCTCTGGCCGAAGAAATGCTATCCATTATCAATCGGAAAAAATTAATTGAAGATGAAAAAAACAGACTGATTGAGCAGGGCTGGTATAGAGCAAATCAGATGACTAATGATCAGCCTTATAAACTTAAAGGGAGCAGGGTGCTCCGAAATAAGTATAGTCTGATCCCTTTGCATTTAATGTTTGAACTGGGATTAGCTTCTTGTCAGTTTAAAGAGACATTAATAAATAATAACGTCTATAAAGTACCTGCAATCCCACTGAAGAATACGAACTGGACGCTGGTAGATGTTTACAACCGATTAAGGGCTTATGCAGTTTTAAACACTGCACCCGCGATGCTGTTTAATAATTCCCGGCAATTAAATTCTTTGAAAGGAATGGTCGATCATGGAGTATATGCAGCTGATAAATATGCCGCGACAAAAAAAGATGCTGAAGTACTTTATGAGTTGAGAAATAAATTCCTTCATTTCTCTTCAAGTTGGGATGGAGTTGGTAAAGAACCAAATATTAATGAGAAAGGGCAGAGAGAAAGAGATGTTTTTAATAAAAGAGCTACTTAG
- a CDS encoding DUF2931 family protein — protein MRKYDWIPTECAPKNYPIQIYKGDFYYGDKGRIYIPDGRAVDIGWGEMGSVNIAGDKLKEAPHTLELTWISFTEKKNYKGRFELDTKKIDSLFAAGYPSDIEGGKGEYTMIKVGMAPGGDVVLWLSGERNKQVEIGHYKAKPAGELDWKKVYPDLDGSFDPYINDIVKDLSDTVKDQIKNHTIPVDYWSGLRKRYDWKPVIRSSAKVVRIDLDYFNKERDFVFGENLDKMVVKPSAVIEELSVYWLDDKNREVRTEVKFDEHEAFETFSKIKDNEQGELIITIDKSKSDVTVKLKLKNSEVPFQQVKTQSFYK, from the coding sequence ATGAGAAAATACGATTGGATACCTACAGAGTGTGCTCCAAAGAATTACCCGATACAGATTTATAAAGGTGATTTTTATTATGGCGATAAAGGCCGTATCTATATTCCTGATGGCAGAGCGGTGGATATTGGATGGGGAGAAATGGGTTCTGTGAATATTGCAGGAGATAAATTGAAAGAAGCGCCACACACACTTGAACTCACCTGGATATCTTTTACTGAAAAAAAGAATTATAAGGGACGGTTTGAATTAGATACGAAAAAAATAGATTCCCTTTTTGCTGCTGGTTATCCTAGTGATATTGAAGGAGGAAAAGGAGAATATACAATGATAAAAGTCGGTATGGCTCCCGGAGGAGATGTTGTATTATGGTTAAGTGGAGAAAGAAATAAACAGGTAGAAATAGGCCATTATAAAGCAAAACCTGCGGGTGAACTGGATTGGAAGAAAGTCTATCCTGATCTGGACGGATCTTTCGATCCTTATATCAATGACATTGTTAAGGATCTTTCAGATACTGTTAAAGATCAGATTAAAAATCATACTATTCCTGTTGATTACTGGTCTGGTTTGCGCAAACGTTATGACTGGAAACCTGTTATACGGAGTAGTGCAAAGGTTGTAAGAATTGACCTTGATTATTTTAACAAGGAAAGAGATTTTGTTTTCGGAGAAAATCTTGATAAGATGGTAGTTAAACCTTCTGCGGTAATCGAAGAACTTAGCGTTTACTGGCTGGATGACAAAAACAGAGAAGTGCGAACGGAGGTTAAGTTTGATGAGCATGAAGCTTTTGAAACATTCTCAAAAATAAAAGACAACGAGCAGGGTGAATTGATTATTACAATTGATAAAAGTAAGTCTGACGTAACGGTTAAATTAAAATTAAAGAATAGTGAGGTTCCTTTTCAACAGGTGAAAACTCAAAGTTTTTATAAATAG
- a CDS encoding DUF4280 domain-containing protein translates to MAEKYILVQGAMCQCNFGSAPDQLKVLSQKKEYANDKDGSTKLIASTKDIGQTFNNNSFGSCAKQLGKPCNAIVTEWKGFYEKATLTNGGKVLVEDSKATCPIGGPDCIIVLKHGQSAEASKKQMKQANPKVQKALNPGIDPRTLHQPKLTAEGIILA, encoded by the coding sequence ATGGCAGAAAAATATATCCTTGTTCAAGGGGCAATGTGTCAATGTAATTTTGGATCTGCACCCGATCAGTTAAAAGTGTTAAGCCAGAAAAAAGAGTATGCTAATGATAAAGATGGCAGCACTAAACTGATTGCCAGTACCAAAGATATTGGCCAGACTTTCAATAACAATAGTTTTGGCAGTTGTGCAAAGCAGCTGGGTAAACCATGTAATGCTATAGTGACAGAATGGAAGGGGTTTTATGAAAAGGCGACCTTAACCAACGGTGGCAAAGTTTTAGTGGAAGACAGCAAAGCGACCTGTCCGATAGGAGGTCCTGATTGTATTATTGTCTTGAAACACGGACAATCTGCTGAAGCCAGTAAGAAACAAATGAAGCAGGCTAACCCTAAAGTACAAAAGGCTTTGAATCCTGGAATTGATCCCAGGACTCTTCATCAACCGAAATTAACAGCAGAAGGAATCATCTTAGCCTAA
- a CDS encoding OmpA family protein codes for MSNKGVKKIALAPNHTYYPKMGGGNVLVIPGGGKSKFTVTEWLPDTTDTDKNKILWRLYDSKKRDVIVQYQGAGSILNNFSISKKLSGAQVYYLGASLTGKPDPKDESGLLVRGYCPQKIVSSMWSKQPNGPDIRKKEKISYGEDVNLNLITEGLNGYSLTVVVYSRKWGYDKKIFTYTNVDCTNGEINLMMRNTFTWFSKIGSDKIEHELYVRVCIDGTTDYIKDDHNDDQHARYLEIKPVIYNKTVKQSENNLPVKIGESDLNIKRFEPCSFTVLKVIEGEEFLLFDEGKLQLKDPKKSAFSRSEEIYYDFNKWAITKAARPLLDKLATFLLESPYVPVELGSHTDIRGTDKYNMTLSEKRAQSAVDYLVDKGVSKSRIVAKGYGKSMPAIKGENLTEAEHQMNRRTTILFRIFENNAESIVYETFAGDTRAKKKLPIVIQNFKNKGCIRTPAHNNQKVKVIELTTDKNDINPKYELAIKGEKIETEVYSDLSKLEILPLQYIWPILNPPNKFLYYINSCRYFSNPERATIAIVAYSDIKWDFHFFLNLSEKLSVKWQKLSPKQHEDMQKQAGRIGAEKRWEYTKVDFGVVLEANWNKSGTTYGGHHDATLKYSEKIKWLFNVFASLKEISKAITDTTKGTVKKLPMGLSISVLQPNFCLGAEWQLQRGQRKLQKTNEVGTEIKFYFKADPLIGLEVKIDLLDAAVQGVAGFFTGGAANLAAKKVFDDFRDWMSDEEGSVFSGKMYIDLIITGTIQGETSLTINTKSDQNIANAKLGATLKAEIDAGVEVRGKITVMGVEAFADGKVKATGTASVTFGHNLNYDERGLNYRPELKFDGLKVKFIFKVEVGVSVKKGMLKTGKKYELYNYEAKATLIPEFDVIENLEKYAGVSADIPLIRNS; via the coding sequence ATGTCCAATAAAGGAGTAAAAAAAATTGCGCTTGCACCCAATCATACTTATTATCCTAAAATGGGTGGAGGAAATGTATTGGTTATACCAGGCGGAGGAAAATCAAAATTTACAGTAACCGAGTGGCTTCCGGATACAACGGACACAGATAAGAATAAAATTCTCTGGAGATTATATGACAGTAAAAAAAGAGATGTTATTGTCCAATATCAGGGAGCAGGTTCGATACTTAACAATTTTAGTATTTCGAAAAAACTGAGTGGTGCCCAGGTCTATTATCTGGGAGCTTCATTAACAGGTAAACCCGACCCAAAAGATGAATCGGGGCTGTTGGTTCGGGGCTACTGTCCACAAAAAATAGTCAGCTCTATGTGGAGCAAACAGCCTAACGGACCTGACATCCGTAAAAAGGAAAAAATCAGCTATGGCGAAGATGTTAATCTGAACCTGATTACAGAAGGACTTAATGGTTATAGTTTAACCGTAGTTGTTTACAGTCGTAAATGGGGTTATGACAAAAAAATATTTACCTATACCAACGTTGACTGTACCAATGGTGAAATTAATCTGATGATGCGCAATACCTTTACCTGGTTTAGCAAAATAGGCAGTGATAAGATTGAACATGAGCTTTATGTAAGGGTATGTATTGATGGTACAACTGATTATATTAAAGATGATCATAATGATGATCAGCATGCACGATATCTGGAGATTAAGCCAGTAATTTATAATAAGACAGTTAAACAATCAGAGAATAATCTTCCTGTCAAAATTGGGGAGAGTGATTTAAATATAAAACGATTTGAGCCTTGTAGTTTCACTGTGCTTAAAGTGATTGAAGGTGAAGAGTTCCTGCTTTTTGATGAGGGTAAACTGCAGTTAAAAGATCCAAAAAAGAGTGCTTTTTCCAGGTCTGAAGAAATCTATTATGATTTTAATAAATGGGCCATTACAAAAGCTGCGCGTCCGCTTTTAGATAAACTGGCTACATTTTTATTAGAGTCTCCATATGTTCCGGTTGAATTGGGTTCACATACTGATATCAGGGGAACAGATAAATATAACATGACATTGTCTGAAAAACGTGCTCAGTCAGCTGTGGATTATCTTGTAGATAAAGGAGTTTCGAAGTCCAGGATTGTTGCTAAAGGTTATGGGAAAAGCATGCCAGCTATCAAAGGTGAGAATCTGACAGAAGCAGAACATCAGATGAACAGGCGCACCACTATTCTTTTCAGGATCTTTGAGAATAATGCCGAGAGTATTGTTTATGAGACTTTTGCAGGAGATACCAGGGCTAAAAAGAAATTGCCCATTGTCATTCAGAATTTTAAAAATAAAGGTTGTATCAGGACACCGGCACATAATAATCAGAAGGTTAAAGTTATTGAGCTGACTACCGATAAGAATGATATTAACCCAAAATATGAATTAGCTATTAAGGGAGAGAAAATTGAAACAGAAGTCTATTCAGATTTATCAAAACTGGAAATTCTTCCACTTCAATATATCTGGCCGATTTTAAATCCTCCGAATAAGTTCCTTTATTATATCAATTCCTGTAGATATTTCTCGAATCCGGAGCGGGCTACTATCGCGATTGTTGCCTATTCAGACATTAAATGGGATTTCCATTTTTTCCTGAATTTGAGTGAGAAATTAAGTGTTAAGTGGCAGAAACTATCTCCCAAACAGCATGAAGATATGCAGAAACAGGCGGGAAGAATCGGAGCTGAAAAAAGATGGGAATATACGAAGGTGGATTTTGGTGTAGTACTGGAAGCGAACTGGAACAAATCAGGTACTACTTATGGAGGCCATCATGATGCAACATTAAAATACAGTGAAAAGATTAAATGGCTTTTTAACGTGTTTGCATCTCTGAAAGAGATTTCGAAAGCTATAACCGATACCACTAAGGGAACGGTGAAAAAGCTCCCTATGGGCTTGTCAATTAGTGTGCTGCAGCCGAATTTCTGTTTAGGAGCTGAATGGCAGTTACAAAGAGGTCAGCGCAAGCTTCAGAAAACCAACGAGGTAGGTACTGAGATTAAGTTTTATTTTAAGGCTGATCCGCTGATTGGTCTGGAAGTGAAAATAGATTTGCTGGATGCAGCGGTACAGGGTGTTGCTGGTTTTTTTACAGGCGGTGCAGCTAATCTTGCAGCCAAGAAGGTGTTTGACGATTTCAGAGACTGGATGAGTGATGAAGAAGGTTCGGTATTTAGTGGGAAAATGTATATTGACTTAATCATTACCGGAACCATACAAGGTGAAACAAGCCTGACTATTAATACTAAATCTGATCAGAACATTGCCAATGCGAAGCTTGGTGCTACTTTGAAAGCTGAAATTGATGCAGGAGTAGAGGTCAGGGGTAAAATAACCGTGATGGGAGTAGAAGCCTTTGCTGATGGTAAAGTGAAAGCCACAGGAACAGCATCGGTAACTTTTGGCCACAACCTGAACTATGATGAAAGGGGACTCAATTACAGACCTGAACTGAAATTTGACGGTTTAAAAGTTAAATTTATCTTTAAAGTTGAGGTAGGAGTTTCTGTTAAAAAAGGCATGCTTAAAACGGGTAAAAAATATGAGCTTTACAATTATGAAGCAAAAGCTACGCTGATCCCCGAATTTGATGTGATCGAAAATTTAGAAAAGTATGCGGGAGTAAGCGCAGACATACCATTAATAAGAAATTCTTAA
- a CDS encoding TPM domain-containing protein, giving the protein MYLKKIVCLLLLVLCGAAGVYAQEGYTVSQIPNPKAEGKGYVSNPDMVLSSNDVDSLNHLIAGLENKTKVEIAVVVVRDFEQNEDPFNFGLNLFNQWGVGKGKANNGLLLFIATDRKQYRFITGYGLEGLLPDAALKRIGDHYLVPAFKEENYSEGTSSALNTIAAYLAQPVNQKELDQLLGKQEKTPFSWFKVIIPSAFVLLVFFVIFGDIKKLTPHVPREKTKQMIGYDKVNGIGCLGLILSIVILLFILGFGSVISWFKHGDAFGIAIVLYIFLSFLLFFRYFNALSAIRKTNTDDLNFTRSVEALNSRAKWYLIGSPLILLGILTENSRRKKSADRFKAVLDSQQKEMIRVDRNKNKKGSPYLTAGQLTEEKLGVNTYDIWVSQDQQEHKIIAYEGNQFKSFELCPQCNFRTLQYHKVIIVRKPTSKKEGEGKEARTCENCSYEELLQMIVIPVISSTDDDSSSSSSGSSDSSSSSSSSDSSWGGGSSGGGGAGGNW; this is encoded by the coding sequence ATGTATTTAAAAAAGATCGTTTGCCTGTTGCTCCTTGTACTATGTGGAGCAGCAGGAGTTTATGCTCAGGAAGGATATACTGTAAGTCAGATTCCAAACCCTAAAGCTGAAGGAAAGGGTTACGTGAGTAATCCGGATATGGTTTTGAGCAGTAATGATGTCGATTCACTGAATCATCTGATTGCTGGTCTGGAAAATAAAACCAAAGTAGAAATAGCCGTTGTGGTTGTTCGTGATTTTGAGCAGAATGAAGATCCCTTTAATTTTGGACTGAACCTGTTTAATCAATGGGGTGTAGGTAAAGGAAAAGCAAATAACGGTTTGCTGCTGTTTATTGCAACAGATAGAAAACAGTATCGTTTTATCACCGGCTATGGCCTGGAAGGACTTCTTCCGGATGCTGCGCTGAAAAGAATTGGTGATCATTACCTGGTTCCTGCATTTAAGGAAGAAAACTATAGTGAAGGTACAAGCAGTGCATTAAATACAATTGCAGCTTACCTGGCACAACCAGTCAATCAAAAAGAGCTCGATCAGCTGCTCGGAAAACAAGAAAAAACTCCCTTTTCGTGGTTTAAAGTAATTATCCCGTCCGCTTTTGTCTTGCTGGTCTTTTTTGTCATTTTTGGTGATATCAAAAAGCTGACACCACATGTTCCCAGGGAAAAAACGAAACAGATGATCGGTTATGATAAGGTCAATGGAATTGGGTGTCTGGGGCTGATATTGTCAATTGTGATTCTGCTTTTTATTTTAGGATTCGGGTCTGTTATTTCATGGTTTAAGCACGGTGATGCTTTTGGAATTGCGATTGTCCTTTATATTTTCCTTTCATTTTTATTGTTTTTCAGATACTTCAATGCCTTGAGTGCGATCAGAAAGACTAATACTGATGACCTGAATTTCACCAGAAGTGTAGAAGCTTTAAATAGCAGGGCGAAATGGTATCTGATAGGTTCACCTTTGATCTTGTTAGGCATCCTTACCGAGAATTCCAGAAGAAAGAAATCTGCCGATCGTTTTAAAGCTGTGCTGGATTCACAGCAAAAAGAAATGATCAGGGTTGACCGGAATAAAAACAAAAAAGGTAGTCCATACCTGACTGCCGGACAACTCACAGAAGAAAAACTGGGCGTAAATACCTATGATATCTGGGTAAGTCAGGATCAGCAGGAGCATAAGATCATTGCTTATGAAGGCAATCAGTTTAAATCTTTTGAGCTATGTCCGCAATGCAATTTCAGAACACTCCAGTATCATAAAGTAATTATTGTCAGAAAACCGACCTCCAAAAAAGAAGGAGAGGGAAAAGAAGCGCGTACCTGCGAAAATTGCAGTTATGAAGAACTCCTGCAAATGATAGTGATCCCGGTAATTTCAAGTACAGATGACGATTCCAGCTCTTCTTCCTCAGGAAGCAGCGATAGCAGCAGTTCCTCCTCTTCTTCAGACAGTAGCTGGGGCGGTGGCAGCAGTGGTGGTGGTGGGGCTGGCGGCAACTGGTAA